The genomic stretch TAGCCATCGTCAATGCCTGACGCACTTTGAGGTTATCCAGCGGTGGTTTTTGGGTATTGAACGCCAAAAAGCCGATGTTCAGCCCGGCTTTTTGCATCAGGGTAATGTCTTTATTGCTCTTCATGTCTGACAGTTCCGCCGGATTGGGAAACGGCATCACCTGACATTCATTTTTGCGCAGCTTGGCGTAACGCACCGAAGCATCCGGTGTGATGCTAAAAACCAGCCTGTCCAGCTTGGCCTTACCCTGCCAGTAATCCGCAAACGCCTGATACAGAATGCGGGAATCTTTCTGGTACTGCACCAGTTGGAACGGGCCGGTGCCGATAGGCTCCAGATCCACTTTCTCTGGTGTACCGGCTTTCAGCATCTGGTCGGCGTATTCAGCAGACAGGATCGAGGCGAAATACCAGGCCAGATCGGCCAAAAACGGGGCCTCCGCATGGCTTAAGGTAAAACGTACCGTGTGGTCATCCAGCTTGTCGATAGCGGTAATCAGGCTGCGAAACGACAGGCTTTCGAAGTTGGCATAGGTGCCACCGGACACCTTGTGATAAGGGTTATTGGGATCACGCTGGCGTTGAAAAGAGAAAATCACATCGTCGGCGTTGAAATCACGACTCGGGGTAAACTGGGCGTTGTGATGGAATTTCACCCCATTACGCAGATGAAAGGTGTATTGCGTGCCATCCGGGCTTATCTCCCAGCTTTCCGCCAGACTCGGCACCAGTTCAGTGGTGCCGACCTTGAAATCCACCAGCCGGTTATAAATCGGCACTGCACTGGCATCCACGCTGGTCCCCGAAGTATACAACTGCGGGTTAAAGTTCTCCGGTGAACCTTCTGAGCAGTACACCAGGGTTTTGGCGCATGCCATCTGGGCAACTGTCAGCGTCATCGCCGCCAGCGCAATACGTGTTAACCTGTTTTTCATCCCCACCCTCGCTTTTTATTGACTTCCAGGTAGCTCGCTGAGTACAACGAAGCCTTTGATTATGGTTGAAAACAATACCGAACCTTCCATGGGGTTTACCAATAAGGATCCGTTATGAGCGATAACCTGACGCGCCAGTTGACCGACCGTTTCTACCGCTATCTGGCTGTCACCAGCCAGAGCAACGCCGCCGCGACCACGCTGCCGAGCACGTCAGGCCAAATGGCGATGGCCCGGTTGCTGGCAGACGAGCTGCACACACTGGGGCTGAGCCAGATAGTGTGCGACGAGCATGCCATCGTCACCGCGGTGAAACCGGGCAATACCCCGTCTGCGCCACGCATTGGTTTTATTACCCATATTGATACCGTCGATGTCGGCCTGTCACCGGATATTCACCCGCAAACCTTACGTTTTACCGGTGAAGACTTGTGCCTGAACCCGGAACAGGATATTTGGTTGCGCGTTGGCGAACACCCGGAGATTCTGCCCTATCGCGATCAGGACATCATTTTCAGCGACGGCACCAGCGTGCTGGGAGCGGACAACAAAGCCGCCGTTACCGTGGTGATGACACTGCTGGAAAACCTGCCTGATGACCAGCCACATGGCGACATTATCGTCGCGTTCGTGCCGGACGAAGAAATTGGCTTGCGGGGTGCGAAAGCGCTGGACCTGACGCGCTTCAACGTCGATTTTGCCTACACCATTGATTGCTGCGAATTAGGTGAAGTGGTGTACGAGAATTTTAATGCGGCGTCGGCGGAAATCCGCTTTACCGGTGTGACAGCCCACCCGATGTCAGCCAAAGGCGTGCTGGTTAACCCCATTATGATGGCGCACGATTTCATCAGCCAGTTTGATCGCCAGCAGACCCCGGAACACACCGAGGGGCGGGAGGGATATATCTGGTTTAACGACATCCACGCCAACGCCAACGAAGCGGTGCTGAAAGCCTCGATCCGTGATTTCGATCTGGCCGGGTTTGCACAGCGCAAACAGCAGATACGCGACGTCGCGACGCAGCTTGCCGCGCAGTACCCAACCGGTCAGGTCAACTGCACCATCGCTGATATTTACAGCAACATCAGCAACGCGTTGGGGGATGACCGGCGCGCGCTTGACCTGCTATTCGCCGCCATGAGCACACTGTCGATTACCCCGAACGTGATTCCGATGCGCGGCGGCACTGACGGCGCGGCACTGTCGGCCAAAGGTATTCTGACGCCGAACTTTTTTACCGGCGCGCACAACTTTCACTCACGCTTCGAGTTTCTGCCGGTGCCGTCGTTCGTTAAATCGTATCAGGTGGCATTGACGCTATGCCAGCTCGCCGCACAACAGCCATCAGTCTGAGCTGTGCTGGCGTAGCGCCGACGGTGTGATGCCGTATTCAGCGCGAAAGCGCTGGCTGAAATGACTGGCGGAGCTAAACCCGCAGGCCAGCGCGATATCGGTAATGGAACGACTGCTATGGCGTAACCACTGTTCCGCCTGCGCCAGCCGTCGCTTCATCACATACTGATGCGGTGCCATCCCCTCACTCTGGCGGAACATGCGTGAGAAGTGAAATTCGCTCAGCCCGGCTTCCGTCGCCAAATCCGCCAGGGTGAGCGGATCCCCCAGTTGGGCGTCAATTCGCGCTTTTACCCGCCGTAGCACCGCCGGTGCCAGCCCGCCACGACTACCCGGCTCCTGCCACTGCAATTGGCTGTATTGACGCAACATATGCAGCATCACCATCGTTGATGCAGAGCTCAACATCATCTGGCTGGCGGGGTCGTCCCAGTTACCGGTCAGCAAAAAATGGCGATACAGTGCTTCCAGTGCCGGGTCGGCGACAAAAATGCGCTCATCCAGCAGGATAGACGCCGGGCTGCGATCCCAGGTTTGTTCCGCCAGTTGGCGCAGGTGCTGATCGGTACAGTAAAAGTGGGCAAAACGCAGGCTACCACGAATATCCCAGGTGGACTGACTCGCTTGTGGCATCAGGCAAAAACGCCCCGGCGCGCCGCCGTTAAACCACCCATCGGGACGCTTGTGGTAGCTTTCGTACCCATCCTGCACGTACATACTGAAAGTGTGATGACGAGTATTTTCCAGCGTGACCCGATCGTGACTATTCTGCCAGACCGCCAGTTGCACCTGATTATCCAGCGTCACGGTTTCCTGCAAACGGGTTTTATAATGCTGTAACACCTCAAAAGCGTCGTACTGGCTCATCTGTCACCCTGAAAAACATCCCTCTCTGGCTACCAGAGTAAAACAAGCGTTCACGATTAGGAATGGCTCTGTACACCTCCGGCACGACAATCCACCGCCCTTCCCCATCAGCTAGCGCCTTACGACAGAAAAAACCGCAGGATTCTGCTACTCACCGCA from Dickeya zeae NCPPB 2538 encodes the following:
- a CDS encoding ABC transporter substrate-binding protein; translation: MKNRLTRIALAAMTLTVAQMACAKTLVYCSEGSPENFNPQLYTSGTSVDASAVPIYNRLVDFKVGTTELVPSLAESWEISPDGTQYTFHLRNGVKFHHNAQFTPSRDFNADDVIFSFQRQRDPNNPYHKVSGGTYANFESLSFRSLITAIDKLDDHTVRFTLSHAEAPFLADLAWYFASILSAEYADQMLKAGTPEKVDLEPIGTGPFQLVQYQKDSRILYQAFADYWQGKAKLDRLVFSITPDASVRYAKLRKNECQVMPFPNPAELSDMKSNKDITLMQKAGLNIGFLAFNTQKPPLDNLKVRQALTMAINKPAIIEAVFQGTGTAAKNLLPPGVWSAASDLEDYPYDPEKARALLKEAGMAQGTTIDLWAMPVQRPYNPNARRMAEMIQADWAKVGVKANIVSYEWGEYLKRVKSGEHQAALMGWTTATGDPDNFFGPLFTCTSANGGSNSSKWCYPPFDTLITEARAEQDHQKRVALYRQAQFMMHEQAPAVMIAHSTIFEPVRNTVSGYEIDPFGKHIFYQVDIRQ
- the pepT gene encoding peptidase T, translated to MSDNLTRQLTDRFYRYLAVTSQSNAAATTLPSTSGQMAMARLLADELHTLGLSQIVCDEHAIVTAVKPGNTPSAPRIGFITHIDTVDVGLSPDIHPQTLRFTGEDLCLNPEQDIWLRVGEHPEILPYRDQDIIFSDGTSVLGADNKAAVTVVMTLLENLPDDQPHGDIIVAFVPDEEIGLRGAKALDLTRFNVDFAYTIDCCELGEVVYENFNAASAEIRFTGVTAHPMSAKGVLVNPIMMAHDFISQFDRQQTPEHTEGREGYIWFNDIHANANEAVLKASIRDFDLAGFAQRKQQIRDVATQLAAQYPTGQVNCTIADIYSNISNALGDDRRALDLLFAAMSTLSITPNVIPMRGGTDGAALSAKGILTPNFFTGAHNFHSRFEFLPVPSFVKSYQVALTLCQLAAQQPSV
- a CDS encoding helix-turn-helix domain-containing protein; the encoded protein is MSQYDAFEVLQHYKTRLQETVTLDNQVQLAVWQNSHDRVTLENTRHHTFSMYVQDGYESYHKRPDGWFNGGAPGRFCLMPQASQSTWDIRGSLRFAHFYCTDQHLRQLAEQTWDRSPASILLDERIFVADPALEALYRHFLLTGNWDDPASQMMLSSASTMVMLHMLRQYSQLQWQEPGSRGGLAPAVLRRVKARIDAQLGDPLTLADLATEAGLSEFHFSRMFRQSEGMAPHQYVMKRRLAQAEQWLRHSSRSITDIALACGFSSASHFSQRFRAEYGITPSALRQHSSD